A stretch of DNA from Noviherbaspirillum sedimenti:
CTGCTCCAGAAAGCGTGCAACCTGCATGCTGCGCATGCCGTGGTGGCAGATGCAGACGATGCTCGCATCTTCATCCATTTCGCCCAGCCGCGCGGGCACGCTCTGCATTGGCATGCTCACCGCATCGCCGATATGGCAATAGGTAAACTCGTGCGGCTCGCGCACGTCCAGCAACAGCGGCGGCGCGCGCAAGGGGTCTGCCAGCCAGGCAGCCAGTTCCGGAGCGGTGAGTTGCAGCATGGCTAAGTCCTAGAAGTGGAAGTGAGACGGCGTGGCCGCATTTTTCAGTGGCTTGACAACGGTTTCGAACAGCTTGACGGTGTTATAGGCATTGTCGGAGACGCGCGTCACCAGTTCCGCCGACATGACCGGCGCTTGGCCGACGATGGCGAGGATGCGGCCACCGATCTTGATCTGCTGCAGGAAGGTTTCCGGCAATGCCGGCACGCTGCCGGAAATCACGATCACATCGTAGGGAGCGCCGTCGCTGCCCGATCCGGCCCAGCCGCGGGCACCGTCGCCCAGTTCGACCTTGACGTTGGTGATGCCGTTGTCGGCCAGGTTCTTTTCTGCCAGCGCCTTCAGTTCCGGCTCGATCTCGACGCTGGTGACGTGGCGCGATTTGTGCGCCAGCAGGGCGGCCATGTAGCCGGAGCCGGCGCCGATTTCCAGCACGTTCTCGTGCTTCTTGAGCGCGACTTCCTGCAAAATGCGCGCTTCCAGCTTGGGCGTGAACATGTTTTGCCCGCACGGCAGCGGGATTTCGGTATCCATGAACGCCAGGTTCCTGTGGGCGGCGGGCACGAAGTTTTCGCGCTTGACGACCAGCAGCAAATCGAGGACATCCAGGTCCAGCACATCCCAGGGGCGGATCTGCTGTTCGATCATGTTGAAACGTGCTTGTTCAATGTTCATGGTAGGGACTCATTGCGAAAAATGAAATAAGGGCTTGCTGATACTTAAGATAAGCACGCATTTTATCAAATGGCATCCTCCTGGCGGGAGGACGGGCCGACTGGCGCAGCGCCGCCGGCCCCGCGCGCAAACCATCTGGCTCTGGCCCAGACGGCAAAATCGTCCAGGTAGGTGTACATCACCGGCACCACCACCAGCGTCAGCAGGGAGGAAGTGATGATGCCGCCGATGACCGCCTGGCCCATGGGGGCGCGCTGCTCGGAGCCTTCGGCCATGCCGAAGGCCAGCGGCACCATGCCGAACACCATCGCCAGCGTGGTCATCAGGATCGGCCGCAGCCGCACGTGCGCAGCTTCCAGCAGCGCGGCGCCGCGCGCCATGCCTTCTTTCCTGGCCTGGTTGGCGAAATCCACCAGCAGGATGGCGTTCTTGGTGACCAGGCCCATCAGCATGATGAAACCGATGATGGAAAACATGTTGAGGGTCGAGCGGAACAGCATCAGCGCCAGGAAAACGCCGATCAGGGTCAGCGGCAGCGACGACATGATGGCCAGCGGCTGCAGGAAGCTGGCGAATTGCGATGCCAGGATCATGTAAATGAAAATCACCGCCAGCAGCAGCGCGCCCACGGCATAAGCGAAGGATTCCTGCATGTTCTTGGCGGCGCCGCCGACCTGGTAGCGGTAGCCGGGCGGCCAGGCAATGGCGTCCAGCGCGGTCTTGACGTCGGCGCTGGCCTGGCCGGCGGAACGGCCGACCACGTTGGCCGACAGTTCGACTTCACGGTTCAGGTCGCGCCGGTTGATCTGGTTGGCGCCGGTCGACGGCACGATGTCTGCCACCTGGCGCAGCGGCACCATTTTCGGCGTGCCGTCGGCATTGGTCTGCGAGCTGCCCAGCATCAGGCGCGACAGGTCGTCGATATTGTTGCGGTCGTCCGGCGCCAGGCGGACGTTGACGTCGTAATTCTGGTCGTCCGGGGCACGCCAGCTGCCGGCGGCCTGGCCGGCCAGGAGCGGCCGCAATGCCGCGCCGATCTGCGCCACGCCGACGCCCAGGTCGGCGCCGATCTCGCGCCGCGGCACCACCGAGATGGTCGGCATTTGCGCCTTCAGGCTTGAATCGATATCCACCACGCCGGCAAGCGCGCGCATCTTTTCCTGCACCTGCTCCGACAGGCGTGCCAGTTGCGCCAGGTCGGGCCCCAGGATGGACAGGCGCAATTGCTTGTTGTCGCCACCGACGCCGTCGAGCGTGCCGATATGGGTGACCGTGATGCCGGCGACTTCCGTCAGTCGCTCGCGCAGGGGATTTGCCATTTGGGTGGTGCTGCGGCTGCGCTCGCTGCGCGGCTTCAGCCGCACGAAGACGGTAGCGTAATTCTTGCCTTGGGCATTGCCGGTATTGACGGTGGTGTACAGGTCGCGCACTTCGGGAAAGCCGCGCAATACGGCCTCAACCTGGCGCGCCTTGCTTTCGGTGAATTCCAGCGAGGAACCGACCGGGGTGTAAAAAGTGACGCCGGTTTCCGAATAATCCGCCTGCGGCACGAATTCCGAGCCGATCAGGCCGGTGGCCGGAATCAGGAAACCGCCAAAGAACGTGGCGGCAGCAATCGCCAGGGTCGACTTGCGATGCTGCAGCGACCATTTCAGCAAGACCTGGTACGTATCGGACAGCCATTGCACGAGGCGTTCGAACTGTGCCAGCACGCGGCCGATGGTGTTGGCATACCAGCCGCGGCGCGCGCCTGTGGCGCCGTGCACCGCCGGGTCCGGCCAGATCGACGACAGCATCGGGTCCAGCGTAAACGACACGAACATCGAGATCAGCACGGCGGCAGTCACTGTGATGCCGAACTGGTGGAAGAAGCGGCCGATGATGCCGCCCATGAAGCCGACCGGCAGGAACACCGCGACGATCGAGAAGGTGGTGGCCAGCACCGCCAGGCCGATTTCCGCAGTGCCTTCGAGGGCGGCGGTGCGATGGCTCTTGTACTGGCCGTTGACCTTCATGCCGGCATGGCGCACGATGTTTTCGCGCACCACGATGGCGTCGTCGATCAAGAGGCCCACGCATAGCGACAGCGCCATCAGGGTGATCATGTTGATGGTGAAGCCGAACATGTGCATGAACAGGAAGGTGCCGATCAGCGCCACCGGCAGTGTCAGGCCGGTGATCACGGTCGAGCGCCAGGAGTTCAGGAACAGGAACACGATCAGGATGGTCAGCGCCGCGCCTTCGAGCAGGGTCTGGCGGACGTTTTTCACGCCGACGCGAATCTGCCGCGAGCTGTCCTTGATGACCTCGAGTTTCACGCCCGGATAAAGCGCTTTCAGGGTCGGCTGCAGGTCCTGCAGCGCGGCGCCCAGGCCATCGGCGACCTCGATGGTGTTCTGCCCCTGCGCCTTGAGGATGTCCAGCGCCAGCGTGCGTTGGCCGTTGTACAGCGCCAGGCTTTCCTGTTCCTGCTGGCCGTCGACCACCGTGGCGATCTGCGACAGCAGCACTGGCTGGCCGCCGCGGCGGGCGACGATCAGCCGGTTGAAGTCGGCCGGGTTCTTGATCCTGCCCTGCACCTGCACGACGTTTTCACTGGACAGCGAACGCACCGCGCCGGCCGGCAATTCCTGGTTTTCATTGCGCAGCGCAGCGATCACCTGGTCGACGCCGATGCCGAGCGCTTCCATTTCGGTCGGCTTGATAGTGATGTTAATTTCGCGCATGACGCCGCCGACCAGGGTCACCGAACCGACGCCGCGGACGTTTTCCAGGCGTTTCTTGACGACCTGGTCGGCGATCACGGTCAGTTCGCGCAGGTTGTAGCGGCCGGCCTGGCCATCGTTGGCGACCGACACCGAATAGATCGGCCGGTCGGCCGGATCGTAGCGGGTGACGCGCGGTTCCTTGACTTCATCGCGGAAAGCCGTCTTCACCAGCGCCACTTTTTCGCGCACATCCTGCGCGGCCTGCGCCGGATCGACCGTCAGGGCGAATTCGATGATGACTACCGAGGCGCCCTCATAGGAACGCGAAGTCAGGCTGTTGATGCCGTTGATGGTGTTGACCGCTTCCTCGACCTTGCGGGTGACGTCGGACTCGACCGTCTCAGGTGATGCTCCGGGGTAATCGGTCTGCACCACGACCACCGGGAAAGTGATGTCGGGGAATTGGTCGACCGGCAGGCGCTGGTAGGAAAACAGGCCCAGTACCAGAAAGGCCATCATCATCATGGTGGCCAGGACCGGGTTGGCGATGCTGATACGGGTAAACCACATGGCGGCTCAGGCTTTCATGCGTCAGCGTGACGCTGACGGCGCGGCGCTGGCGGCGGTCGTGACAGCGTGGGGATGGGCCGGAGCGGCCGGGGTGGCTGGTGTGGCCGGAGGCGCTTGCGCCAGCCGCACCTTGACGCCGTCAGGCAGCTTGCCGAGGTTAGTCCTGACAATCAGCGCGCCCGCTGCGAGGCCGTCGAGGATTTCCACCGCTTCGCCGGTGCCGTCGTTGCCGCGGCTGCCCAGCTTCACCGCCTGCTGGCGCAGCGTGCCATTGACAATCGCGTACACGATCGCGCTGCCGCCGAGGTCCTGGATCGCCGCCGGCGGCACACTCAACACGCCGGTCTTGCTGCCCAGGGTAACTTCCGCCTGGCCGAACATGCCGACTTTCAGCAAGCCTTGGGGATTGTCGAGCTGAATATAGCTCATGACCGAACGCGAACCGGCCTGGGTGGCGGGGCTGATGCGCGCGATCCTGCCGGTCAGCGGCGTGGCCAGGCCTTCCAGCTTTACTTGCGCGGGTTGTCCAGGCGTCAGCTGCAGGATATCGGTGGTCGGCACCGCCGTTTCCAGCTCCAGCTGGTGCAGGTCGACCAGCTCCAGCAGATGGTTGTCGGCCGAAACCTTTTCGCCCGGCTGCACGGACCGGCTGGCCACCAGGCCGGCGATCGGCGCGCGCACCACGCTGTCGTTCAAGGCCTTCTGTGCCACGTCCAGCGCACCTTGCGCCGATTCGACATTGGCGCGGGCGATGTCATGCTGGCTGGCGGCATTGTCGAAGGCGTTTTGCGAAATGAAGCCCTTGGCCACCAGCGCCTGGTTATTGTCGCGCGCCTTGGCGGCAATCGCCAGTTCGCCGCGTGCGGCCTGCAGGCTGCCTTTGGCCTGCTCCAGGCGGGCCTGGTATTCAGTGCTGTCGATTTTCACCAGCACCTGGCCAGCCTTGACCGCTTCGCCTTCGCGTACCAGCACTTCGCGCACTTCGCCGGCAAGCTTGGCCTTGACTTGCGCCTGGTTGACGGCGCGCAGCGCACCCGACAGCAGCAGTACCTGGCGCAATTCGCGCGGCTGCACCTCGGCGACATCGCTGGGCAGGAATTCGAGACTGGCTGGCGCCTTGGCTGGTGTCGCCTGAGTTGCTTGCGTTGTTTGTGTGTCTGCTACCGGCGCGGCGGCCTGGCGCTTTTTCATGGCGGCGGCGCCGGCGCCGACGGCCAGCAGGCCGGCCAGCAGCAGGATCCAGAAAGCACGTCGTTTCAGCATGGCATTCTCGCAGGCGGCAGCGGCGTAGTCGGGTCTTGCAGCAGGCCGCGCAGGCAAATGTCGATATAGGTCCGGATATAGTCCTGGGGCGAAATCTGCTCCATGTTGCAGGCGCCGAAGGACTGGTTCCAGATCATCAGCATGACCATCGGCGCCACCACCACGCGCATTGCCTGCTGGGGGTCGATCGGCCGGAATTCGCCGCGGGCGATGCCGTGCTCCAGCATGCGAACGATCATGCCATTGACGCGGGAAGTCACTTCCTCATAATAAAAGCGCGCCACTTCCGGGAAATTCCCGGATTCGGCCATGATCAGCTTGGTGATGCCGGAAACCTTGGAGTTGCCCACGCGCTCCCACCAGCCCAGCATGATTTCCTGGAACAGCGAGGCGCTATTGCCCTGGTGCTGATCAATCAAACCTTCGGCTTCGTCGATCATGGGCAACATGTTTTCGCGCACCACCGCCTTGAACAATTCTTCCTTGTTGGTGAAGTACAGATACAAGGTGCCCTTGGAGACACCGGCGCGGGCGGCAACATCGTCAAGCCGGGTGGCGGCAAAACCGCGTTCGACAAACAAGTCCAGCGCGGCGGCCAGCAATTCCTGCGGACGGGCTTCCTTGCGGCGCTCCCAGCGCTTGCTTTTAATAGGACATTGCATGAGCGAAACCCAATAACTTACCAACGAGTCAGTAATGTAGTTGGCATTTTCCTGGGCGTCAAGCCGCATTGATATGTGTTTTTAATTGACACATACGGTTACAAACCGGGCACGCCGGCAGGATGAATACCAGTAGAATCGACCTGGTTGATTTTTATCAGTGAAGAATCATGAATCGATTGCGTAAATGGTGGGTCTGGATCGTTGTATTGTTGCTCGTTATTCTGGCGGCATCCGGGTACTGGATGTGGGCAAAAAACGGTGCCGAACCGCAATATAAGACGGGCAAGATCGAGCAGGGGGAAATTACCGCCAGCGTGTCCGCTTCCGGCACCCTGAGCCCGGTAGTGTCGGTGCAGGTCGGCTCGCAAGTGTCCGGCCAGCTGAAGGAAATTTATGTCGACTTCAATAGTGAAGTCAAGCAGGGCCAGCTGATCGCCCGCATTGATCCGGAAACTTTTGAATACAAAGTGCGCCAGGCGCAGGCTGACCTTGATGCCGCGCGTGCGCAGGTGCTGACCCAGCAGGCGCAGGTGGCTGCCCAGCAGGCGCAGGCGGCGCAGGTAGACATCAACCTGGCCGAGGCCAAGCGCGACCTTGACCAGAAGCAGCAACTGACGGACAAGGGCTTCATTTCCGCCGCCGAGCGCGACAAGGCGCGCGCTGTCTATCATGCACAAGTCGAGCAAGCCAATGCGGCGCGCGCCCAGGTGCGGGTCGCCCAGGCCGGCAACGGTAATGCGCAAGCCGCGGTCAAGCAGCGCGAAGCCGCGCTGGCACAGGCGCGGATCGAACTGGAACGCACTGCCATCAAGGCGCCGGTCAATGGCGTGGTGATCAAGCGCAGCGTCGAGCGCGGGCAGACGGTGGCCGCCAGCCTGCAGGCGCCGGAACTGTTCATCATCGCCGAAAACCTTTCCGACATGCGGGTCGATACCGCCATCGATGAATCGGAAATCGGCCGCATCCGTACTGGCCAGAAAGCCAGCTTTACCGTCGATGCGTTCCCCGGGCGGACCTTCGAAGGCCGCGTCAACCTGATCCGCAAGTCGGCGCAGAATGTCTCGAACGTCGTGACTTACATGGTCGAGGTCGATGCGCCGAATCCGCGCAAGGAATTACTGCCGGGTATGACCGCCAATGTGCGGGTCGTCACCGACACCCGCAGCGATGTCCTGAAGGTGCCGAATGCAGCGTTGCGCTTCCGCCCGCCCGGCGCTGCCAGCCAGCGCGTCAGTGCCACAGACACTGCAGGCGCCAGCCGGCAGAACAACGGCCAGACTGCAGCCCAGGGCAGGGGGCAAAACAATGCGTTGCGCGAACAGCTGGAAAAAGACTTGCAGCTGAGCGAAGAGCAAAAGGGCAAGCTCGATGCAATCTTCGCCGGCATGCGCGACAAGATGGCGGCGGCGCGCGAAGCGCCGCAGGAAGAGCGGCAGAAAATCATGGAACGCAGCCGCAGCGACATGCGCGCGCAAATTGCTGCGATCCTGACGCCCGAGCAACGCAAGAAATATGAAGACCTCACTGCCGAGCAGGCCGGCCGGCGCGGCACGAATACCGCCGGCCGCGTGTATGTCATGGATGAGCGCGGGCAGCCGAAGGAAGTGCCGGTGCGCGTCGGCCTGACCGATGGCACGATGACCGAAGTGATGGCGCCGGACCTGAAGGCAGGCATGGCCGTCATCACCGGCGTGGCGCAGTCGCAAGTGCAAGCCGGCAGCAAGCCCGCGGCAGCGCCGGGCCCGCGCATGTTTTAATGATTGAGATACCCATGACGGCACTGATCGATACCCGCAAGCTGGTCAAGGACTACGTGATGGGTAACAACCATGTTTTTGCCTTGCGCGGCGTGTCGCTGGCAATCAATGCAGGCGAGTTTGTCGCGATCATGGGCGCCTCCGGCTCGGGCAAGTCGACCTTCATGAACATGCTTGGCTGTCTGGATCTGCCGACCTCCGGCGAGTATTTTCTGGCGGGCGAACGGGTGTCGGCCATGGATAGCGACCAGCTGGCGGCGATCCGCAACCGCCGCATCGGTTTCGTATTCCAGCAATTCAATCTGCTGCCGCGCACGACGGCACTCGACAATGTCGAATTGCCCCTGCTGTATGCGGCGGTGCCGGCAGCCGAGCGACACGCGCGCGCGGCGCAGCGCCTGGGAGAGGTGGGCCTGGGCGAGCGCATGGACCATCATCCGGCGCAACTGTCCGGCGGCCAGCAGCAGCGCGTGGCGATCGCCCGCGCGCTGGTCAACAACCCTTCGCTGATCCTCGCCGACGAGCCCACCGGCGCGCTGGATTCGCGCACCAGCGTTGAAATCATGGCGTTGTTCCAGAAATTGAGCCGCGAGGGCATGACGATCGTGCTGGTCACCCACGAGCATGATATTGCCAGCTTTGCCTCGCGCATCATCACTTTCCGCGACGGCAATGTGATCGGCGACGCCGCCAATCCGCCGCAGGATGCGCAGGCGCAACTGGCGGCGCTGGATGCAGCCGCCACGGCGCAGGAAGCGGCATCATGAATCTGCTGGCCACCTTCCGCATTGCCCTGAACGCGCTGCGCGTGAACCTGCTGCGCTCGATGCTGACCATGCTGGGAATTATCATCGGCGTGGCCGCAGTGATCACGATGATCGCAGTCGGCGCCGGTGCGCAGGCGCGCATCCAGGACCAGATCAAGAGCCTCGGTTCCAACCTGATGATCATCATGCCCGGCTCGACCACCGCCTCCGGCGTACGGCTAGGCGCCGGCGCCAACCAGAACCTGACCGAAGACGATGCCATTGCGATCGCCCGCGAAATCCCGGAAGTGCAGGCGGCGGCGCCGTCGATGCGCAGTTCCGCGCAACTGATCGCAGGCGGCAGCAACTGGTCGACGCAGATCTATGGCGTCACGCCCGACTATTTCGAGGTGCGCGAGTGGCCGCTGGCGTCCGGGCGCATGTTCGAGGCGAATGAATTGTCCGGCTCAGCCAAGGTGGTGATTCTCGGGCAGACGGTGGCGAACCAGCTGTTTGGCAATATCGACCCGGTCGATCAGGTGTTGCGGATCAAGAACGTGCCGCATACCGTGATTGGCGTTCTCGCCAGGAAAGGCCAGAGCATGACGGGCCAGGACCAGGACGACGTCGCGATGGTGCCGCTATCGACTGCACGCAACCGCCTGTTCGGCAATGCCCAGGGCAAGCTGCGCCGGGTCGGCACGATCCAGGTCAAGGTGCTGGAAGGCGCCGACATGAAGGTGGCGGAAGAGGGCATGCGCCAACTGCTGCGCCAGCGCCAGCGTACCCAGCCGGGGCAGGACGATGCCTTCACGATCCGCAACCTTACCGAAATCCTCGCCACCCAGGAAGAATCGTCGCGCATCATGACGATCCTGCTGGCGGCAGTGGCGTCGGTGTCGCTGCTGGTAGGCGGCATCGGCATCATGAACATCATGCTGGTGTCGGTCACCGAGCGCACCCGCGAGATCGGCTTGCGCATGGCGGTCGGCGCGCGCGGCAGCGATATTCTCACGCAATTCCTGGTCGAGGCGATCACGCTGTCGCTGATCGGCGGTTTCATCGGCATCGTGCTGGGCGTGGCCGGCTCCTTCCTGGTCAGCCAGTTCGCCGGCTGGGCCACCCGGCTGTCGCCCGAGTCAATTGTGCTGGCGGTCGGCTTTTCGGCGGCGATCGGGATCTTTTTCGGTTTTTACCCGGCGCACAAGGCTTCGAAACTGCTGCCGATTCAGGCGCTGCGTTACGAATAGCGGAATGGCGAGGCGTCGCCCGACGCATGTCTTGCTTAGCGCTTGACCCGCAGGTTGTTGTCAAAGAAAAACCGCGTCACCCAGGCCGGATAATTGATGTGGCTGTAATCGTGGAAGCTGTTGCCATGCGTGCCACCGCCGCTGCCGCCATCGCCCGCTGCAAAGGCATGGCCGAGGCCTTCGACCTGGATGTGCGCCACGCGCAGCTGTCCCTTGTCATCCTTGTACAGGCTGCCGTTGCTCTGGTTGGCTTCGGCGATCTTCCCGCCTTCCTGGCTGGCGCCATACAAGGCCTGCAGCGCATCGCGGTTGCGCCCGGCATGCGCGGCATGGGCCAGGCGGTCGTCGCTGCCGTGGATTACGCTGGCGATCTGGGTGGCGAAGGCGGCTTGCTGGTCGCCCGCGTAACTCCGGCAATTGTCGACGATGGCAGCCGCTTCAATCTTCGGCGGCGCGAATACTTCCGGCACGTTCGATCCCATCGCCGGCGCCGAGTGCAGGCCGACGCCGGCCACCAGTTCCGGGTAGGCGCAGGCCAGGACTTGCGCCACGGCGGCGCCGGAAGACATGCCGACCACGTAGATCTGTTGCGGATCGATATTCAGTTCGGGCCGCGCCTGCAAGCCCTTGATCATTTCGGCCAGGGGGCCGATGTCGCGCCCGTCGCGCTGATGCGCGGTGCCGAACCAGTCCCAGCAGCCGGCAAACAGGCGCGAGCCGGGCGTATTGGTTTCCGGGACATCGGGCGCCGCCAGCACCATGCCGTATTGTTCGGCGGCGCTTTCCCAGCCGGCGCGCTTGTCCATGATGTCGCCATACGCGGTCTGTTTGCAGCCGTGCAGGACCACCATCAGCGCGCGCTTTTTGGCCAGTGTCGGCCGGGCTTGCTGCGGCAGGTAGACATGCAGGTTGAACAGGCCGTAATTCTGTTCGTTTTCGTTCCACGCACCGGGTTTCGGCGTGGCCGCAAAGGCGCTGGAGGTGGCCAGCAGAAGCGCAAGCGCGCGTACAATGTGCAAGGACAAAATTTGCATCGTGTCTTCCTCCTTATTTGAAGCGGGTGTGATGTTTTTTAACTTATTGTACGCGGCGAAACTCCGGTGTGGCCGCTTTGTGTGTTTTTGATCATGACTGCCTATCCCTGCCGCAGCGCTTGCGGCGCCTGCTGCATCGCCCCTTCGATTTCCTCGCCGATTCCCGGTATGCCGGAAGGTAAGCCGGCGGGGGTGCGCTGCGCGCAACTGGATGCGCAAAACCGCTGCCGGATTTTCGGCAGCCCATTGCGGCCGGCGGTGTGCGGCAGTTTGCAGCCCAGCCTGGAAATGTGCGGGGATTCGCCCCGCCAGGCGATCCGCTGGTTGACGCAGCTTGAGGCGGCGACGGTGCCGTGAGGGTGCCGGGCGTCAGCCTGGCTGGCGATCAGGGCTGTGGCGCGGGTCCGCGCGGATCAAAGCCGGTGAAGTAGAGGACGTGACGTTTATTGACCGGGGAATGCTGGGGTATGATGGAATCCATGCCTAAGCATGCTGTTTGATGCTATCTGGACGTGCCGATTTTTGCAGGCATTATTCGCACGCATTATATATCCGACATGCTTCCAGTTCGTTGCCTAAGTGGAATAAATCAAGTATGAAAATGACCAGAGTATTGCCCCGTCTTTGCCTTGCCGTCGTGGCATGCATGCTCGCCGCCTGCGCCGGCCTGCTGGGGCCGCGCAACATGGAAGTGCCGCTGTCGACCCTGCAGGCA
This window harbors:
- a CDS encoding protein-L-isoaspartate O-methyltransferase family protein, yielding MNIEQARFNMIEQQIRPWDVLDLDVLDLLLVVKRENFVPAAHRNLAFMDTEIPLPCGQNMFTPKLEARILQEVALKKHENVLEIGAGSGYMAALLAHKSRHVTSVEIEPELKALAEKNLADNGITNVKVELGDGARGWAGSGSDGAPYDVIVISGSVPALPETFLQQIKIGGRILAIVGQAPVMSAELVTRVSDNAYNTVKLFETVVKPLKNAATPSHFHF
- a CDS encoding ABC transporter permease, whose amino-acid sequence is MNLLATFRIALNALRVNLLRSMLTMLGIIIGVAAVITMIAVGAGAQARIQDQIKSLGSNLMIIMPGSTTASGVRLGAGANQNLTEDDAIAIAREIPEVQAAAPSMRSSAQLIAGGSNWSTQIYGVTPDYFEVREWPLASGRMFEANELSGSAKVVILGQTVANQLFGNIDPVDQVLRIKNVPHTVIGVLARKGQSMTGQDQDDVAMVPLSTARNRLFGNAQGKLRRVGTIQVKVLEGADMKVAEEGMRQLLRQRQRTQPGQDDAFTIRNLTEILATQEESSRIMTILLAAVASVSLLVGGIGIMNIMLVSVTERTREIGLRMAVGARGSDILTQFLVEAITLSLIGGFIGIVLGVAGSFLVSQFAGWATRLSPESIVLAVGFSAAIGIFFGFYPAHKASKLLPIQALRYE
- a CDS encoding YkgJ family cysteine cluster protein produces the protein MTAYPCRSACGACCIAPSISSPIPGMPEGKPAGVRCAQLDAQNRCRIFGSPLRPAVCGSLQPSLEMCGDSPRQAIRWLTQLEAATVP
- a CDS encoding alpha/beta hydrolase family esterase — protein: MQILSLHIVRALALLLATSSAFAATPKPGAWNENEQNYGLFNLHVYLPQQARPTLAKKRALMVVLHGCKQTAYGDIMDKRAGWESAAEQYGMVLAAPDVPETNTPGSRLFAGCWDWFGTAHQRDGRDIGPLAEMIKGLQARPELNIDPQQIYVVGMSSGAAVAQVLACAYPELVAGVGLHSAPAMGSNVPEVFAPPKIEAAAIVDNCRSYAGDQQAAFATQIASVIHGSDDRLAHAAHAGRNRDALQALYGASQEGGKIAEANQSNGSLYKDDKGQLRVAHIQVEGLGHAFAAGDGGSGGGTHGNSFHDYSHINYPAWVTRFFFDNNLRVKR
- a CDS encoding efflux RND transporter periplasmic adaptor subunit — its product is MLKRRAFWILLLAGLLAVGAGAAAMKKRQAAAPVADTQTTQATQATPAKAPASLEFLPSDVAEVQPRELRQVLLLSGALRAVNQAQVKAKLAGEVREVLVREGEAVKAGQVLVKIDSTEYQARLEQAKGSLQAARGELAIAAKARDNNQALVAKGFISQNAFDNAASQHDIARANVESAQGALDVAQKALNDSVVRAPIAGLVASRSVQPGEKVSADNHLLELVDLHQLELETAVPTTDILQLTPGQPAQVKLEGLATPLTGRIARISPATQAGSRSVMSYIQLDNPQGLLKVGMFGQAEVTLGSKTGVLSVPPAAIQDLGGSAIVYAIVNGTLRQQAVKLGSRGNDGTGEAVEILDGLAAGALIVRTNLGKLPDGVKVRLAQAPPATPATPAAPAHPHAVTTAASAAPSASR
- a CDS encoding TetR/AcrR family transcriptional regulator: MQCPIKSKRWERRKEARPQELLAAALDLFVERGFAATRLDDVAARAGVSKGTLYLYFTNKEELFKAVVRENMLPMIDEAEGLIDQHQGNSASLFQEIMLGWWERVGNSKVSGITKLIMAESGNFPEVARFYYEEVTSRVNGMIVRMLEHGIARGEFRPIDPQQAMRVVVAPMVMLMIWNQSFGACNMEQISPQDYIRTYIDICLRGLLQDPTTPLPPARMPC
- a CDS encoding efflux RND transporter permease subunit, which codes for MWFTRISIANPVLATMMMMAFLVLGLFSYQRLPVDQFPDITFPVVVVQTDYPGASPETVESDVTRKVEEAVNTINGINSLTSRSYEGASVVIIEFALTVDPAQAAQDVREKVALVKTAFRDEVKEPRVTRYDPADRPIYSVSVANDGQAGRYNLRELTVIADQVVKKRLENVRGVGSVTLVGGVMREINITIKPTEMEALGIGVDQVIAALRNENQELPAGAVRSLSSENVVQVQGRIKNPADFNRLIVARRGGQPVLLSQIATVVDGQQEQESLALYNGQRTLALDILKAQGQNTIEVADGLGAALQDLQPTLKALYPGVKLEVIKDSSRQIRVGVKNVRQTLLEGAALTILIVFLFLNSWRSTVITGLTLPVALIGTFLFMHMFGFTINMITLMALSLCVGLLIDDAIVVRENIVRHAGMKVNGQYKSHRTAALEGTAEIGLAVLATTFSIVAVFLPVGFMGGIIGRFFHQFGITVTAAVLISMFVSFTLDPMLSSIWPDPAVHGATGARRGWYANTIGRVLAQFERLVQWLSDTYQVLLKWSLQHRKSTLAIAAATFFGGFLIPATGLIGSEFVPQADYSETGVTFYTPVGSSLEFTESKARQVEAVLRGFPEVRDLYTTVNTGNAQGKNYATVFVRLKPRSERSRSTTQMANPLRERLTEVAGITVTHIGTLDGVGGDNKQLRLSILGPDLAQLARLSEQVQEKMRALAGVVDIDSSLKAQMPTISVVPRREIGADLGVGVAQIGAALRPLLAGQAAGSWRAPDDQNYDVNVRLAPDDRNNIDDLSRLMLGSSQTNADGTPKMVPLRQVADIVPSTGANQINRRDLNREVELSANVVGRSAGQASADVKTALDAIAWPPGYRYQVGGAAKNMQESFAYAVGALLLAVIFIYMILASQFASFLQPLAIMSSLPLTLIGVFLALMLFRSTLNMFSIIGFIMLMGLVTKNAILLVDFANQARKEGMARGAALLEAAHVRLRPILMTTLAMVFGMVPLAFGMAEGSEQRAPMGQAVIGGIITSSLLTLVVVPVMYTYLDDFAVWARARWFARGAGGAAPVGPSSRQEDAI
- a CDS encoding efflux RND transporter periplasmic adaptor subunit; this encodes MNRLRKWWVWIVVLLLVILAASGYWMWAKNGAEPQYKTGKIEQGEITASVSASGTLSPVVSVQVGSQVSGQLKEIYVDFNSEVKQGQLIARIDPETFEYKVRQAQADLDAARAQVLTQQAQVAAQQAQAAQVDINLAEAKRDLDQKQQLTDKGFISAAERDKARAVYHAQVEQANAARAQVRVAQAGNGNAQAAVKQREAALAQARIELERTAIKAPVNGVVIKRSVERGQTVAASLQAPELFIIAENLSDMRVDTAIDESEIGRIRTGQKASFTVDAFPGRTFEGRVNLIRKSAQNVSNVVTYMVEVDAPNPRKELLPGMTANVRVVTDTRSDVLKVPNAALRFRPPGAASQRVSATDTAGASRQNNGQTAAQGRGQNNALREQLEKDLQLSEEQKGKLDAIFAGMRDKMAAAREAPQEERQKIMERSRSDMRAQIAAILTPEQRKKYEDLTAEQAGRRGTNTAGRVYVMDERGQPKEVPVRVGLTDGTMTEVMAPDLKAGMAVITGVAQSQVQAGSKPAAAPGPRMF
- a CDS encoding rhodanese-like domain-containing protein is translated as MLQLTAPELAAWLADPLRAPPLLLDVREPHEFTYCHIGDAVSMPMQSVPARLGEMDEDASIVCICHHGMRSMQVARFLEQHGFANVINLTGGVHAWAQQVDPEMPTY
- a CDS encoding ABC transporter ATP-binding protein — translated: MTALIDTRKLVKDYVMGNNHVFALRGVSLAINAGEFVAIMGASGSGKSTFMNMLGCLDLPTSGEYFLAGERVSAMDSDQLAAIRNRRIGFVFQQFNLLPRTTALDNVELPLLYAAVPAAERHARAAQRLGEVGLGERMDHHPAQLSGGQQQRVAIARALVNNPSLILADEPTGALDSRTSVEIMALFQKLSREGMTIVLVTHEHDIASFASRIITFRDGNVIGDAANPPQDAQAQLAALDAAATAQEAAS